Below is a window of Paramisgurnus dabryanus chromosome 20, PD_genome_1.1, whole genome shotgun sequence DNA.
tccatgacccGTGGGGAACCCTGATATGTGTATATTTGTATACTGTCTTTACAGGCATGCCTAAATAACTGTCCGGAAGCACTATTACTGGAACGCTATATCACACGAGTCTTCACGCATTCTCTTCTTTCAGTACAGCGGAAGATACCAATAACACCATACtgtatttttaaacatgtagtattttattcccttataaatAGCACTGAACATACGACATCCATTACAAAATAAGAACAGACTTCTTTCACGTGTATGTCAGAGAGAGAAACAGTATTATTTACACTGAACGGACCGTGAAATGATCCAGACATGAATGCCAAAACTAATACAGTGAATTTCTACAGCAGGTTCAAACCGAATCACTCAAGGCATTCCAGGCGAAGTCGGATTCTGATGTGCAATGTTTTGACCTCTCTGGCGTCTGTGGGTCTGAGCTTGAATGCAGGGTGATGTTGTGGTGAGTGTTTTTGGCTATATGCTGCATTCGTAGCAGTACAGCATCGTCGCccgtctctttctctctctgactGTACGCTCCACTGTCACTGTCCACAGTGCGCCTGTGTGAAATGGCATGCAGTCAGTTGTGTTTCTTGTTCTCTTCAGGCTGTTGGGCGGTTTGGTGTCCGGGAAAAGCGTGGTTATACAACTGCCTGTGGTTTGCTGCTACGCTGTACAGCTTATACAGAGCctgagatggagagagagagcaaggttaaaatcacagtttaatccgaaaaaaactttGTTGATGTATATTAAAGTTTGTGCAGACTAAACCCTCACCTCATTTGTGCTTCCCTACAACACAAAGAAAAGGAAAACCGTTAACGGCTTGCAATTGACAACAAACTATTTGCATATAGAAATGCATTAGAGGTGGTCAGCAGCTGTGTTTTACCTGATCCCACAGAGCTCCGGCCACCTGGTCGATGACCGCACCAAGTTCTCTGTATTCTCCTGAGTAGCGGATGTAAGCCCAGGTGCACAAAGTGATGAGCGCGAAGCCCAGCACCATGTTGCAGATGCTTGCGATGACGTCGACGCCCACAAACCCGGTGATCCCTGCGGCCACGTACATTACGAAGATGACCACGAACAGCGTCGCGGGCGTGCGTGCCGCATGAAAGATGTTTTTGGAATCGTTGTGTTTGATGTACTGCACAAACAGCTCGTCGATCTCCGCCTCCAGCTGCAGCAGGTAACGCCGGCTGAACTCTTCCCCACCCATTTTCTTCACCGTACGGAATACCGTCAACGCTTCCTCTCGGATTTCCAGGTGACGCGCCTGCAGCACGCTCGGTGCAAGGAACGGGCGATCTCCTCCACTCACCTGATGAAGAGAAAGTGGATGTAAGAGCTAAAAAATATAAGCAGATATGGATGAGATAAATGCACACTCACCTCCTCCATTTTCCTGTTGTAGAGATCTTTAGCGGCAGCCACTGCAGCCAAATTATTCGCTTCTGCTGTGGCCTGTACACACATACGCACAGCATAAAAATGTCACCTAGTGGATCCCAACTGAGATGTGGAATGTATTTGGTAAAGGGTTCATACCTGTAACATGGATTTTGGGTGTGGCAGCTCCTCCCCCTGGTAAATTTTGATATATGCCTATAATCATAAACAGCTGCTTAATTCAAATTTCCAAGCCTTAGTTCACACTGAAggtcttaaaggtgcagtgtgtactttttagaaggatctcttgacagaaatgcaaaataatatacaaaactatattatcagaggTGTATGAAGACctttttttataatgaaccgttatgtttttattaccttaaaataagacgtttttatctacatacactgagggtccccttacatggaagtcgccattttgtgccgccatgtttctacagaagcccttaacgaaCACACTTTTTTgctaagttgtctccgaagatgacatgttttttcggtggcggctaccgtagcttctctatgcgtttcaaaacaAGGGCTgggcagtggactgagccgttggttgcaattcgcaacctcaccactagatgctgctaaaatttacacactgcacctttaaagcacAGTTCGGATCTTTTTGCAGAAATCTGACTGTTTTGCACATTATCACTTAAATCTTGTGTGAACCGTATATGGCCCTCAAGTGACCTGTattagagctgaagatctttgcccgaacccgacgggacccgtcgggacccgacgggctcgggcgggttcgggcttcctttctaacattttacacgggctcggggcgggctcgggcttgcgctccggctttgtgaggtaaatgagcggtcaagttcaatcagtagcgcaggatcgcgctgaattcatttacagtggattggatttaatgattttcctcatcaaaaacatgtagcctaatcttggtgagtaggtttttcaatgtataactaaatatgaatcgagtcttaaatacataatttagacagaggatatagactaatgttggcagtaatggagagaagtgccgacgcaaatcccgcggagcctttctcttaatttcgttattgccaaatacccatcttatttcagaatgtattatcttaatttaattcgttaagaaataataattttattggcatatttatagtgtattgcataagcctatttaAAATGAGATGTTGCAATGTTACAGatgacttattttatttctttgtttcaacttccaagtggcgtgtagattattagtcatgaataaataatgttaaaacctgtgtaaatttctcattcttgagaaaagctgtgtgtgtgcgcacatttaaataatgtcgggctgtaaacgggttaGGGCTTTTAaatagctgtcaatctaaatgtacgttcgggttcgggctgcattctgtcgggctccggacatttcgggcctaacttttaaggcccgattacagctctaacCTGTATGCGCAGAAGACGACGTGACGTCATCTTCCCGCCTCCTTCAGCGGAAAATTGTGACATCTATCGCATTTCAATGACGTAAAAGTCGGATAAATTGCGACATGGCTGTTCAGACTGAAGTCGCATTGCAATACATCAGAGATGTATCCGATTTGGGACCACATATAAAAGTGGCCTTGGTCTGGTTtgaaaaaaatcagatttttgcTGTCATAAGGAAATCAGAAATGGGTCAGATTTGGGCCACTTTCGCATGCAGTGTGAGCATAGCCCAAGACTGAtagaaaaatgtaaactgtataAAAAAGTGAAGGACAAAGCTAGTTGAGGTGCTTGCTCATGCGCAATTTGTGCACACAATGCTAGGGTTTTGTTAACATAGACAGCAGATGACTCTGGACCGGATCCGCACCGGATCCTCGCCTAAGTCAGCGGCTCCGGTGCGGATCTGGCCTGGAGCCGTCTGCTAACTAAACTAATTTTGTGTTCAGTTCTTACTTTGAAGTACTCATACGTTGTCCTAAATCGGATACATATCTGTATGTATATACAACGCTACATAATGCTTGTGAACACAATGCTAGGGTTTTGTTAACCTAGACAGAAGATGACTCTGGGCCGGATCCGCATCGGATCCTCGCCTAAGTCAGCGGCTCCGGTGCAGATCCGGCCTGGAGCCGTCTGCTTACTaaattattttcatgttcaaTTCTTACTTTGAAGTACTCAACGAGTCCACGGCAAGTGATTTTACTTCCGTTGATCTCTTTCACGTCCAGGTTTTTAGGGCGCAGCAACCACGGCACAAGTACCTGAAGATTATTGATGAAGTCTTGATCGACCTCTAAAAGACACACATCACACTGATTGAAAACCAAATATAatgaatttaaacatttatactTCTCAGTATCTTGCATTGTAGCTACAATCTGTTGTTTAGTGTGGGCCTGTGAACGTACGGCTCAATCTGCCATCAAAGTGTGGGTTTGTGGCCACCTTAAGCCCTGGGTGTGGCATAAGGAAACAGTTGATGTTGGTGAAGCAGGAATGGATGTGTTTCCTCACGTTTTGTAGCTCTTCATGTTGGTTCTCTGAGATCTGCGTAGAGGTAGACGTCTTAGCGCcgtttttctttgttttaaaaagattaatttcCGTTACGTCATAGTTTAAGGCCTCTTACCTTTAATCTTTTCTCCAGGAACTTCATTCCTCCTTCCTGTCCGTAGGGAAACTCGTATGGAAAACTCCAGTCCCGCACAAGAAAGATCAAGGACTTTTGAAATAACACCAGATATGATAAGTAACATATATTTATCAATACGGACTTCATAAAAATAACGTACATCAGGTTCAGGAACCCTTAGCGGTTTGGGATAGAATTGCAGGGGGTTCGTTAGTTGatgaaaaaatattgtaattgtaaaaaaaattacaattaaataattttaaaataaaagatctaaataaaacacttgataacaaaaatatttattgttatatataaacatacaaatgtgctattaaattattgaaatatttacttaaaggggccatgtcacaagacttttttaagatgtaaaataaatttttggtgtccccagaatacgtatgtgaagtttttagctcaaaataccatatagacaatttattatagcatgttaaaattgacacttttttaggagtgagcaaaatgtgccatttttgatgtatcctttaaaatgcaaatgagctgatctctgcactaaatggcagtgctgtggttgaatagtacagattaaggggcagtattttccccttctgacatcacaaggggagccaaatttactgagttgatctttttcacattttctaggttgacagaaacactggggacccaattatagcacttaaacacgttaaaagtcagattttcatgatatgtctcctttaaaatcTCCTAGGGGGGTTGACTGTacattacagaataaaactacacAATCCTGAAGTAACAAACTGACTTTAGCTATGAATGTAATAACTAATACTGCAAATACCTGAAATGGTTTGAGACATGTTTCTTCCATGGCCAGTCTTCCATATTCAGTGAAAAGCTACACAGATCAACAGAAACATAAGTGCAGATGTACTCGAAGCATCTGTCAATGCATTGAAACTGAATTGATACAGTGGAAGTACACTTATATAACACACAGTCTCTGCTTTTACTGCTTTATAAAATGGAGACAATAAAGAAAGGACCCACTCCATACCTGCAGGTGCTGAAGATCATCTTCCTGAACATTTTGAGAGATATTATACACCTAGAAGAGAAGATAAGAGATGTTTATATGTACCTGAATTGGTAGatcattgcgttagcagcgcaaaggtcgtgggttcaatccccaggaCCACACATACAAAAAAATGCATAGGCTGAATACACCATAAGTCGTTTAGGGTAAAAGcacctgccaaatgcataaatgtaaatgtttactaTAAAATATGCTAGGGTTTTATATGTTGTTACCATGGTGAATGAAGTTTTTTGAGATAACAGGTTTTTGGGATGTGTTGTGTATTTACTACCTGCATTGAGCTGATCATGGTACTGAGAGCAAATACAGTAGCTGAGTCACGGAGAGTGGATTGGCTATCAAAGGTCCCTTGTGTGTCCATTAGCAACACTGCCACCTACAGGTGAAAAGAAGAAACGCATGACTACTACACACACTGGTGATATCCTCACTAAATTGCTTAGTGTAGAGAACCGAAATACAATTACccaat
It encodes the following:
- the atl1 gene encoding atlastin-1 — its product is MARDKKDRDSWGAFVDKNVYDWSSEEEETDGRARPVQVLVVKDDHTFELDEAALSKILLAEEVRDREVVAISVAGAFRKGKSFLMDFMLRYMYSQASEKWLGDPDEPLTGFSWRGGSERETTGIQIWSEVFLVDKPDGSKVAVLLMDTQGTFDSQSTLRDSATVFALSTMISSMQVYNISQNVQEDDLQHLQLFTEYGRLAMEETCLKPFQSLIFLVRDWSFPYEFPYGQEGGMKFLEKRLKISENQHEELQNVRKHIHSCFTNINCFLMPHPGLKVATNPHFDGRLSQVDQDFINNLQVLVPWLLRPKNLDVKEINGSKITCRGLVEYFKAYIKIYQGEELPHPKSMLQATAEANNLAAVAAAKDLYNRKMEEVSGGDRPFLAPSVLQARHLEIREEALTVFRTVKKMGGEEFSRRYLLQLEAEIDELFVQYIKHNDSKNIFHAARTPATLFVVIFVMYVAAGITGFVGVDVIASICNMVLGFALITLCTWAYIRYSGEYRELGAVIDQVAGALWDQGSTNEALYKLYSVAANHRQLYNHAFPGHQTAQQPEENKKHN